From Staphylococcus sp. M0911, a single genomic window includes:
- a CDS encoding HAMP domain-containing sensor histidine kinase: MNRRFLLKFFKYLAVYLSLTIIIAMITVTAIINVTIKDIYNNLNSIEPDFFIFNEPIDKPSQHIKDLAKKDHANIYYTDKYGHILYPNKLKHKNIKPIILDNINYANAVPTYKDERTYFVFIYKNHSSINIANKNQIQSRKLLQSVTTHDYNKYDYNYHNNKLSFRLNHNKRPILNKDQINDDPTDNLKEVPLILLITIIIDVFLALITSYLVSKRLTKPLSYYIDWISNLSHEKLHQPTTKGNIKKYSKTFPELHTSLTTLNQQLLQDKIYQNQIHYYKSKWISQISHDLKSPLTSIYGYSKIIEVNQSNQKYVALISEKAKYMEELIQSLNKDFDNETNQMKNDKESFPIQSTVEKFVQTLGYENIDLTFLFDYDESFYGNKLYFERTLINLIENSIEHNNRNPKIDILFDKIENTLLIDYKDDGKGISNINDDIFKSGYSTKETQTENHGLGLTIVKEAVEYHNGTIHIIPSQNGVHFKIKFISTI, encoded by the coding sequence ATGAATAGACGATTTTTACTAAAATTCTTCAAATATTTAGCTGTATACTTATCTTTGACAATCATCATTGCAATGATAACAGTTACAGCAATAATAAATGTAACGATTAAAGACATTTATAATAATCTAAATAGTATTGAACCAGATTTTTTTATTTTTAACGAACCCATAGATAAACCATCACAACATATCAAAGACTTAGCTAAAAAAGACCATGCCAATATATATTACACGGATAAATATGGTCATATTTTATATCCAAATAAGCTAAAACATAAAAATATTAAACCTATTATCTTAGACAATATTAACTATGCTAATGCTGTCCCAACATATAAAGATGAAAGAACCTATTTCGTTTTTATTTATAAAAATCACAGTAGTATAAATATAGCAAATAAGAATCAAATCCAATCACGCAAACTACTACAAAGTGTGACCACCCATGATTATAATAAGTATGATTACAATTATCATAATAATAAATTAAGTTTTCGACTAAACCATAATAAGCGTCCTATTTTAAATAAAGATCAAATCAATGATGATCCAACAGATAATTTAAAAGAAGTTCCCTTAATACTATTAATCACTATAATTATAGATGTCTTTTTAGCACTGATTACATCTTATTTAGTATCAAAGCGTTTAACAAAACCATTAAGTTATTATATTGACTGGATTAGTAATTTGTCTCACGAAAAATTGCACCAACCAACAACTAAAGGTAATATCAAAAAATATAGTAAGACTTTCCCAGAATTACACACATCTCTAACTACGTTAAATCAACAATTGTTGCAAGATAAAATCTATCAAAATCAGATTCATTATTATAAATCAAAATGGATTTCTCAAATATCTCATGATTTAAAATCTCCACTGACATCTATTTATGGTTATTCTAAAATTATTGAGGTCAATCAATCAAATCAGAAATATGTAGCGCTTATATCTGAAAAAGCTAAGTATATGGAAGAATTAATACAATCATTAAACAAAGACTTTGATAATGAAACAAATCAAATGAAAAATGATAAAGAGAGTTTTCCAATTCAAAGTACTGTAGAAAAATTTGTACAAACGCTTGGTTATGAAAACATTGATTTAACCTTCCTATTTGATTATGACGAATCATTTTATGGTAATAAATTATACTTTGAAAGAACTTTGATTAATCTTATTGAAAATAGTATCGAACATAATAATCGTAATCCAAAAATAGATATATTATTCGATAAAATTGAAAATACCCTTTTAATCGACTATAAAGATGATGGTAAAGGCATTTCAAATATTAATGATGATATATTCAAATCAGGTTATAGTACAAAAGAAACTCAAACAGAAAATCATGGTTTAGGATTAACTATAGTTAAAGAAGCTGTTGAATATCATAATGGAACAATTCATATTATTCCTTCTCAAAATGGTGTACATTTTAAAATCAAATTTATTTCAACAATATAA
- a CDS encoding ABC transporter ATP-binding protein codes for MLSIKNLTKIYSGNKKAVDNLTLDIESGEFIAFIGTSGSGKTTALRMINRMIEATDGQIQMNGKDVRNMNPVELRRSIGYVIQQIGLMPHMTIRENIVLVPKLLKWSKEKKDQKAEELIKLVDLPVEYLDRYPAELSGGQQQRIGVVRALAAEQDIILMDEPFGALDPITRDTLQDLVKELQQKLGKTFIFVTHDMDEAIKLADKICIMSKGKVVQFDTPDNILRNPANDFVKDFIGQNRLIQDRPNMKTVEGAMIKPITVNADDSLNDAVNIMREKRVDTIFVVNNHHKLLGFLDIEDINQGLRARKELIDTMQRDIYKVHIDSKLQDSVRTILKRNVRNIPVVDDDNILIGLITRANLVDIVYDSIWGESSDTQLAQPSDKSVESDIANSEHQAHQQDDASVTEEANKHETGDER; via the coding sequence ATGTTAAGCATTAAAAATTTAACCAAGATTTACTCTGGGAATAAAAAGGCAGTAGATAATTTAACGCTTGATATTGAATCAGGTGAATTTATCGCCTTTATTGGGACGAGTGGTAGTGGTAAAACCACTGCTTTAAGAATGATTAACCGAATGATTGAAGCCACAGATGGCCAGATTCAAATGAATGGCAAAGATGTACGTAATATGAACCCAGTTGAATTAAGAAGAAGTATTGGTTACGTCATTCAACAAATCGGTTTGATGCCTCATATGACTATTAGAGAAAATATTGTACTTGTACCGAAATTACTAAAATGGTCGAAAGAAAAGAAAGATCAAAAGGCGGAAGAACTCATTAAACTTGTAGACCTACCAGTAGAATATTTAGACCGTTATCCGGCAGAACTATCTGGTGGTCAACAGCAACGTATTGGTGTAGTAAGAGCCCTTGCTGCTGAACAAGATATTATCTTAATGGATGAACCATTTGGTGCACTTGATCCAATTACACGAGATACACTTCAAGATTTAGTGAAAGAACTTCAACAAAAATTAGGTAAAACATTTATTTTTGTGACACATGATATGGACGAAGCCATTAAATTGGCGGATAAAATCTGTATTATGTCGAAAGGTAAAGTCGTACAATTCGATACACCGGACAATATTTTAAGAAATCCTGCTAATGATTTTGTAAAAGACTTTATTGGTCAGAATCGATTGATTCAAGATAGACCAAATATGAAAACAGTTGAAGGCGCAATGATTAAACCTATCACAGTAAACGCAGATGATTCACTTAACGATGCGGTCAATATCATGAGAGAGAAACGTGTAGATACAATATTTGTTGTAAATAATCATCACAAATTACTTGGATTTTTAGACATAGAGGATATCAATCAAGGACTCCGTGCAAGAAAAGAACTGATTGATACGATGCAACGTGATATTTATAAAGTACATATCGATTCGAAATTACAAGACTCAGTGCGTACGATTTTAAAACGTAATGTTAGAAATATTCCAGTTGTTGATGATGACAATATCCTTATAGGTTTAATTACACGTGCTAACTTAGTTGATATCGTTTATGACTCTATTTGGGGTGAATCAAGTGACACACAGTTAGCGCAACCTTCTGACAAATCTGTTGAAAGTGATATAGCGAATTCAGAACATCAAGCTCATCAACAAGATGATGCTAGTGTTACAGAAGAGGCGAATAAGCATGAAACGGGAGATGAGCGATAA
- a CDS encoding (S)-acetoin forming diacetyl reductase, with amino-acid sequence MSQESKVAVVTGGAQGIGYQIVKRLFDDGFKVAIVDFNGEGAIQAAQSLTQDDSKVLAIKADVANRDDVFNALNQTVEHFGDFHVLVSNAGLGPMTPIDSITPEDFDKVYGVNVKGVLWGIQAAHAQFKQLGHGGKIINATSQAGVEGNAGLSLYSSSKFAVRGLTQVAARDLAHESITVNAFAPGIVQTPMMEGIAKKTAEEAGQPESWGWKQFTDQIALGKLSQPEDVSNVVSFLAGKDSDYITGQTIIVDGGMRFH; translated from the coding sequence ATGAGTCAAGAAAGCAAAGTAGCAGTTGTAACAGGTGGTGCACAAGGCATTGGGTATCAAATCGTTAAACGTTTATTTGATGATGGATTCAAAGTAGCCATTGTGGATTTCAACGGAGAAGGCGCAATTCAAGCGGCACAATCTTTAACACAAGATGACTCAAAAGTTTTAGCAATTAAAGCTGACGTAGCCAATCGTGATGATGTATTTAATGCTTTAAATCAAACAGTTGAACATTTTGGCGATTTTCACGTTTTAGTGAGCAATGCTGGTTTAGGACCAATGACACCCATTGATTCTATTACACCAGAAGACTTCGACAAAGTATATGGCGTCAATGTCAAAGGAGTTTTATGGGGCATTCAAGCTGCACATGCACAATTCAAACAATTAGGTCATGGTGGAAAAATTATTAATGCTACATCTCAAGCAGGCGTAGAAGGTAATGCAGGCTTATCACTTTATAGTAGTAGTAAATTTGCTGTGCGAGGTTTAACTCAAGTTGCTGCACGTGATCTAGCACATGAATCTATTACAGTAAATGCATTTGCGCCTGGTATTGTTCAAACACCAATGATGGAAGGTATTGCTAAGAAAACTGCTGAAGAAGCTGGACAACCTGAATCTTGGGGTTGGAAACAATTTACTGATCAAATCGCTTTAGGCAAACTTTCACAACCTGAAGATGTATCAAATGTTGTTAGTTTCTTAGCTGGCAAAGATTCAGATTATATTACTGGCCAAACGATTATTGTTGATGGTGGAATGAGATTCCATTAA
- the fetB gene encoding iron export ABC transporter permease subunit FetB, protein MSNTALCLTALLLFIPILISYKEGLHIIKDLVVATIRATIQLLILGFLLHYIFKINDKWLLILCVLVIIINASWNTIQRASPVMHHVFWISFVAIFVGTALPLAGTIATGAIDFTANEVIPIGGMLANNGLIAINLAYQNLDRAFVQDVSEIESKLTLAATPKLASKSSIRESIRLAIVPTIDSVKTYGLVSIPGMMTGLIIGGVPPLQAIKFQLLVVFIHTTATIMSALIATYMSYGQFFNARHQLIARNTDIKSS, encoded by the coding sequence ATGAGTAATACAGCATTATGTTTAACAGCGTTGTTATTGTTTATCCCTATCCTCATCTCTTATAAGGAAGGCTTACATATTATTAAAGATTTAGTGGTAGCAACGATAAGAGCGACCATTCAATTGCTCATTCTTGGCTTCTTACTGCATTATATTTTTAAAATAAATGATAAATGGTTACTCATCTTATGCGTGTTAGTGATTATCATCAATGCATCTTGGAATACCATTCAACGTGCATCCCCAGTAATGCATCATGTGTTTTGGATTTCATTTGTTGCAATATTTGTAGGTACGGCATTACCATTAGCAGGTACGATTGCAACAGGGGCCATTGATTTTACAGCTAATGAAGTGATACCAATAGGTGGGATGTTAGCCAATAATGGTTTAATTGCGATTAATTTAGCCTATCAAAATTTAGATCGTGCATTTGTACAAGATGTTTCCGAAATAGAATCTAAATTAACGTTAGCTGCAACACCCAAACTTGCTTCTAAATCATCAATTAGAGAAAGTATTAGATTAGCTATCGTGCCAACAATTGATTCCGTTAAAACATATGGGCTTGTCTCTATACCAGGTATGATGACAGGATTGATTATTGGTGGAGTACCGCCATTACAAGCCATTAAATTCCAACTGCTAGTGGTCTTTATTCATACAACAGCTACGATTATGTCAGCACTCATTGCCACATACATGAGTTACGGCCAATTCTTCAATGCGAGACACCAATTAATCGCAAGAAATACAGACATTAAGTCAAGTTAA
- a CDS encoding response regulator transcription factor encodes MSSQILIIEDDKDIQELIKLSLTTKGLSSIDTADDINEGQRLINQNHYHVILLDLNLKSEDGYELMKFVDLSQTSVIVVTAKEENLELYRGFEKGVVDYIKKPFDPMELYYRVSLHLKDDSNDFYQLGNLKVNFKSGDVFVNHKPVSLTARELDLLYFFISNKNQILSKEQIYSKVWGYETFVDDNTLMVHIRTLRRKIEENPNQPKFIKTMRGKGYIFKGENHE; translated from the coding sequence ATGAGTAGCCAAATTTTGATTATTGAAGATGATAAAGATATACAAGAATTAATAAAATTATCTTTAACAACTAAAGGACTATCATCTATAGACACTGCAGATGATATAAATGAAGGACAGCGTCTTATTAACCAAAATCATTACCATGTCATACTATTAGATTTAAACTTAAAATCGGAAGATGGTTACGAATTAATGAAATTTGTGGACCTATCACAAACATCCGTTATTGTGGTGACTGCTAAAGAAGAAAATTTGGAGTTATACAGAGGATTCGAAAAAGGCGTTGTAGATTATATCAAAAAACCTTTCGATCCCATGGAACTATACTATAGAGTATCTCTTCATTTAAAAGACGACTCAAATGATTTTTATCAACTTGGAAATCTAAAGGTCAATTTTAAAAGCGGAGACGTTTTTGTTAATCATAAACCAGTTTCACTTACGGCTAGAGAACTAGATTTACTATATTTTTTTATTAGTAACAAAAATCAAATTCTATCTAAAGAACAAATTTATTCAAAAGTATGGGGCTATGAAACATTCGTAGATGATAATACATTAATGGTTCACATTAGAACATTACGACGTAAAATTGAAGAAAATCCTAATCAACCAAAGTTTATCAAAACAATGCGTGGCAAAGGTTACATATTTAAGGGTGAGAATCATGAATAG
- a CDS encoding ABC transporter permease, whose product MKAFLNEYGSQLVSKTIEHFYISIIALLIAIVVAVPLGILLSRTTKTANVVLTIAGVLQTIPTLAVLAIMIPIFGVGKTPAIVALFIYVLLPILNNTVLGVKNIDKNVIQAGQSMGMTQFQLMKDVQMPLALPMIISGIRLSSVYVISWATLASYVGAGGLGDLVFNGLNLYQPPMIISAAILVTLLALIVDFLLSLVEKWAVPKGLKVSR is encoded by the coding sequence ATGAAAGCATTCTTGAATGAATATGGAAGTCAGCTCGTATCTAAGACGATTGAACATTTCTATATTTCTATCATTGCTTTACTGATTGCAATCGTCGTAGCCGTTCCGTTAGGTATCTTATTGTCTAGAACAACGAAAACGGCCAATGTGGTTCTAACCATTGCGGGTGTTTTACAAACTATTCCAACATTAGCAGTATTAGCCATTATGATACCTATCTTTGGCGTAGGAAAGACACCAGCGATCGTAGCGTTATTTATCTATGTGTTATTACCAATATTAAATAATACGGTACTCGGCGTGAAAAACATTGATAAAAACGTAATACAAGCTGGACAAAGTATGGGAATGACACAATTTCAATTAATGAAAGATGTTCAAATGCCATTAGCGTTACCTATGATTATTAGTGGTATACGTCTGTCAAGTGTATACGTTATTAGTTGGGCTACATTAGCGAGTTATGTCGGCGCAGGTGGTCTTGGTGATTTAGTATTTAACGGATTGAATTTATATCAACCACCAATGATTATTAGTGCAGCAATATTAGTTACGTTACTAGCACTAATTGTCGACTTTTTACTATCATTAGTTGAAAAATGGGCAGTACCTAAAGGTTTAAAAGTATCTAGATAA
- a CDS encoding YdeI/OmpD-associated family protein, translating to MVEKNNNLEVEKFLKKDSQWKEEYNYLRELIVDFDELDEDYKWMHPCYTINNKNVVLIHGFKTYVALLFFKGALIEDSKNTLIRQTKNVQAARQLRFTTLEEIQSRKAEIVDYVTQAIDIEKSGKQVELKKTEDFEVPEELQQQFDAMPELKEAFDQLTPGRQRQYLHHIGDAKRADTRQKRVDKYINHILEGKGMYDK from the coding sequence ATGGTAGAGAAAAATAACAATTTGGAAGTAGAAAAATTTTTGAAAAAAGATAGCCAATGGAAAGAAGAATATAATTATTTAAGAGAACTTATAGTGGATTTTGACGAGTTGGACGAAGATTATAAATGGATGCACCCTTGTTACACGATTAATAATAAAAATGTGGTTCTTATTCATGGTTTTAAAACGTATGTAGCACTTTTATTCTTTAAAGGTGCACTTATTGAAGATTCTAAAAATACTTTAATTAGACAAACTAAAAATGTACAAGCTGCAAGACAGCTACGATTTACAACTTTAGAGGAAATTCAATCACGTAAAGCAGAAATTGTTGATTATGTGACACAAGCTATTGACATTGAAAAGTCTGGTAAACAAGTTGAATTAAAGAAAACAGAAGATTTTGAGGTGCCAGAGGAATTACAACAACAATTCGATGCGATGCCAGAATTAAAAGAAGCGTTCGATCAATTAACACCTGGAAGACAACGTCAATACTTGCATCATATTGGTGATGCCAAACGTGCAGATACCAGACAAAAAAGAGTGGACAAATATATTAATCACATCTTAGAAGGAAAAGGTATGTATGATAAATAG
- a CDS encoding carboxylesterase family protein yields MVNVTLNNRIVKGIYSNENDIDTFLGIRYAHLMHGRFKHSELITSLPKSIDATFINHIPPQPYNQLEDFFSSDVSFHFNQFTQDEDCLYLNIWRRHHSPNKHRPVIIYFYGGGFVNGHGSAELYQPQSVVKQEDVIVVTFNYRLGAWGFLDWSFFKSNYDCNNGLSDQINAIKWVHQHIKDFGGDPNNITLMGQSAGSMSIMALMQLPETEPYFHKVMLLSGTLRLDNQKIGHEKAQRFSEIIAEQYPNSTITSLTTENIKDIMNLDQSSRGKSKGLELIYAPIQTSSMTMDNPNFSKPIFVSYTQHEGDIYIKNESRKLSPERFVKAMAFNGVEIEVSDAISAQQQSKCITDYIFQQPAHNFLKSISHNPNRWLASFQWHQPNSTNYHSAYHILDMIFWFGHLYILKANGLDVTTHERELSMEMIHDLAYFARFSRMPWLPYQVGHTTPHIYE; encoded by the coding sequence GTGGTTAACGTAACTTTAAATAACCGTATCGTTAAAGGTATTTATAGTAATGAAAATGATATTGACACATTCCTTGGTATTCGCTATGCCCATCTCATGCATGGTCGATTTAAACATTCTGAATTGATTACTTCATTGCCTAAATCAATTGACGCAACCTTTATCAATCATATCCCCCCACAACCGTATAACCAACTTGAAGATTTTTTCTCAAGTGATGTTTCCTTTCATTTCAATCAATTTACACAAGATGAAGACTGTCTATATTTAAATATATGGCGACGTCATCACTCTCCGAATAAACACCGACCTGTCATCATCTATTTTTATGGTGGCGGATTTGTCAATGGTCATGGTAGCGCTGAACTATATCAACCTCAATCTGTAGTTAAACAGGAAGATGTGATTGTTGTCACATTTAACTATCGATTAGGCGCTTGGGGATTTTTAGATTGGTCCTTTTTTAAATCAAATTATGATTGTAATAATGGGCTCTCCGATCAAATCAATGCTATCAAATGGGTACACCAACATATTAAAGATTTCGGTGGCGATCCTAATAACATTACACTAATGGGTCAATCTGCAGGGAGTATGAGTATCATGGCTTTGATGCAATTACCAGAGACAGAACCCTATTTCCATAAGGTGATGTTACTAAGTGGTACATTGCGCTTAGACAATCAGAAAATAGGTCATGAAAAAGCGCAAAGATTTAGTGAAATCATAGCGGAACAATATCCTAACTCAACCATAACATCGTTAACTACAGAAAATATCAAGGATATCATGAATTTAGACCAATCCTCTCGTGGTAAGTCCAAAGGTTTAGAATTAATTTATGCACCTATTCAAACATCATCAATGACTATGGATAATCCCAATTTCTCAAAGCCAATCTTTGTTTCTTATACGCAACATGAAGGTGACATTTATATAAAAAATGAATCTCGAAAATTATCACCTGAGCGCTTTGTTAAAGCTATGGCTTTTAATGGTGTAGAAATAGAAGTCAGTGATGCCATTAGTGCGCAACAACAATCTAAATGTATCACTGACTATATATTTCAACAACCCGCACATAATTTTTTGAAAAGCATCAGTCATAATCCCAACAGATGGCTAGCTTCCTTTCAATGGCACCAACCAAACAGTACCAATTATCACTCTGCTTATCACATTTTAGATATGATCTTTTGGTTCGGTCATTTGTACATTTTAAAAGCTAATGGTTTAGATGTCACGACTCACGAACGTGAATTAAGTATGGAAATGATTCACGACCTTGCATACTTTGCAAGATTTAGTAGGATGCCATGGCTGCCATATCAAGTGGGTCATACAACACCACATATTTATGAATAA
- a CDS encoding APC family permease produces MANKNETESNNSKINLPQLVLLGLGSLIGSGWLFGAWEASSIAGPAAIISWIIGFVVIGTIAYNYIEIGTMFPQSGGMSNYAQYTHGSLLGFIAAWANWVSLVTIIPIEAVSAVQYMSSWPWDWAKPMGSLMKDGSISTTGLIAVYAIIIIFSLLNYWSVKLLTSFTSLISFFKLGVPLLTIIMLMVSGFDTGNYGHSTGTFMPYGSAPIFAATTMSGIIFSFNAFQTIINMGSEIKSPEKNIARGIAISLTISAVLYIVLQSTFITSMPQSMIHEHGWSGINFNSPFADMAILLGLNWLAILLYIEAVVSPFGTGVSFVAVTGRVLRAMKKNGHIPKFLGKMNEKYKIPRVAIVFNAIISMVMVTLFRDWGTLAAVISTATLVAYLTGPTTVIALRKMGPKMTRPFRAKILKFMAPLSFVLASLAIYWAMWPTTAEVILIIILGLPIYFFYEYKMNWKNTKKQIGGSLWIIVYLVVLSFLSFIGSKEFKGLNWIHYPWDFLVIIIVALIFYQLGAISSFESVYFRRAKKMNSNMGDKLKKRKRREKREKIAEKRQEQQDKEEKRQNKEH; encoded by the coding sequence ATGGCAAATAAAAATGAAACAGAATCGAATAACAGTAAGATTAATCTGCCCCAGTTAGTGTTACTCGGATTAGGGTCATTAATTGGTTCAGGCTGGTTATTTGGTGCTTGGGAAGCATCGTCAATTGCAGGACCAGCAGCTATCATTTCTTGGATTATTGGATTCGTCGTTATAGGAACCATCGCCTATAACTACATTGAAATTGGAACTATGTTCCCACAATCTGGTGGTATGAGTAACTATGCTCAATATACACATGGTTCATTACTCGGATTCATAGCCGCTTGGGCAAACTGGGTATCACTCGTAACAATTATACCTATTGAAGCAGTTTCAGCTGTTCAATATATGAGTTCTTGGCCTTGGGATTGGGCTAAACCGATGGGTAGTTTAATGAAAGATGGTTCAATCAGTACAACAGGTTTAATCGCCGTTTATGCTATTATTATTATCTTCTCTTTATTAAATTACTGGTCAGTTAAATTATTAACTTCATTTACTAGTTTAATTTCTTTCTTCAAACTTGGTGTTCCATTATTAACAATTATTATGTTAATGGTTTCAGGATTTGATACAGGAAATTATGGTCACTCAACTGGCACATTCATGCCGTACGGTAGTGCACCAATCTTCGCAGCAACAACAATGTCAGGTATTATTTTCTCATTTAATGCATTCCAAACAATCATTAATATGGGATCAGAAATTAAAAGCCCTGAAAAGAACATTGCGCGTGGTATTGCTATTTCACTTACAATTAGTGCTGTACTTTATATCGTGTTACAAAGTACATTCATCACTTCTATGCCACAGTCAATGATTCATGAACATGGTTGGAGCGGTATTAACTTCAACTCACCATTTGCTGACATGGCCATTTTATTAGGTTTAAATTGGTTAGCTATTTTACTTTATATTGAAGCCGTAGTGTCACCATTTGGTACTGGTGTATCATTTGTTGCTGTAACTGGTCGTGTATTACGCGCCATGAAAAAAAATGGGCACATTCCTAAATTCTTAGGTAAAATGAATGAAAAATATAAAATTCCTCGTGTTGCAATTGTGTTTAACGCAATCATCAGTATGGTAATGGTTACACTATTCCGTGACTGGGGTACGTTAGCAGCAGTTATTTCAACTGCAACATTAGTTGCTTATCTAACTGGTCCAACTACAGTTATTGCATTACGTAAAATGGGTCCTAAGATGACACGTCCATTTAGAGCTAAAATTTTAAAATTCATGGCCCCATTATCATTCGTTCTTGCGTCACTAGCTATTTATTGGGCAATGTGGCCAACAACAGCAGAAGTTATATTAATCATCATTTTAGGTTTACCAATTTACTTCTTCTATGAATATAAAATGAATTGGAAAAACACTAAAAAACAAATCGGCGGAAGCTTATGGATTATTGTTTATCTCGTCGTACTTTCATTCCTATCATTTATTGGTAGTAAAGAATTCAAAGGTTTAAACTGGATACATTATCCATGGGATTTCTTAGTTATCATCATTGTTGCCCTTATTTTCTATCAATTAGGTGCAATTAGTTCATTCGAAAGTGTCTACTTCAGACGTGCTAAGAAAATGAATAGCAATATGGGTGATAAACTTAAGAAACGTAAACGTCGTGAGAAGCGCGAAAAAATTGCTGAAAAACGACAAGAACAACAAGATAAAGAAGAAAAACGCCAAAACAAAGAACACTAA
- a CDS encoding MFS transporter has protein sequence MSMMRIVTFIFSVFIVGMVEMMVAGIMNLMSQDLHVSEAVIGQLVTLYALTFAICGPILVKVTQRFKAKSVLLWTLVTFIIGNLIIAIAPNFTILVIGRILSSAAASLIIVKVLALTAMLTSPKNRGKMIGVVYSGFSGANVFGVPIGTLIGDWVGWRFTFIFIVAVSVIVGILMIMYLPKEHELSHANHADADHSNQVTSKVLRPAEVAKFIIITFLILVANSVTFVYINPLILSNGHEMSFVSLALLINGVAGVIGTSLGGIFADKWTSKRWLIISITIFIVMMLVLNFILSGTIILLIGLFVWNIMQWSTNPAVQSGLIEHVEGDTSQVMSWNMSSLNAGIGMGGIIGGLVVSHLSVHAVTYTSALIGFLGLVVTLTLKNIHFAKKEA, from the coding sequence ATGTCGATGATGCGTATCGTTACTTTCATTTTTAGTGTGTTTATCGTTGGTATGGTCGAGATGATGGTAGCAGGTATTATGAATTTAATGAGCCAAGATTTACATGTATCTGAAGCCGTCATTGGCCAACTTGTTACGTTATATGCTTTAACATTTGCCATTTGTGGACCGATTCTGGTTAAAGTGACGCAACGTTTTAAAGCTAAATCGGTATTACTTTGGACATTAGTAACTTTTATTATAGGGAATTTAATTATAGCAATAGCGCCTAATTTCACTATTTTAGTGATAGGACGTATTTTGTCATCTGCAGCAGCATCACTCATTATTGTTAAGGTACTTGCGTTGACTGCCATGTTAACTTCACCTAAGAATCGAGGTAAGATGATTGGTGTTGTCTATTCAGGATTTAGTGGTGCCAACGTGTTTGGTGTACCTATTGGAACATTAATAGGCGATTGGGTAGGTTGGCGTTTTACTTTTATATTTATTGTCGCTGTCAGTGTCATTGTAGGTATACTAATGATAATGTATTTACCTAAAGAACATGAATTGAGTCATGCAAATCATGCAGATGCTGACCATTCTAATCAGGTTACATCTAAAGTGTTACGTCCAGCTGAAGTAGCTAAATTTATTATAATTACATTTTTAATTTTAGTAGCGAACTCAGTCACATTTGTATATATTAATCCACTGATACTATCAAACGGACATGAAATGTCATTTGTATCACTAGCGCTATTAATTAATGGTGTTGCAGGTGTGATAGGTACATCATTGGGAGGTATCTTTGCAGATAAATGGACAAGTAAGCGTTGGTTAATTATCTCTATTACGATATTTATTGTTATGATGCTTGTTTTAAATTTCATATTATCCGGTACTATCATACTATTAATTGGATTATTTGTTTGGAATATTATGCAATGGAGTACGAATCCAGCAGTACAGAGTGGTCTCATTGAACATGTTGAAGGAGATACAAGCCAGGTGATGAGTTGGAATATGTCTAGCTTAAACGCAGGTATCGGAATGGGTGGCATAATCGGTGGTTTAGTTGTATCACACCTATCAGTACATGCAGTGACTTACACAAGTGCATTGATTGGCTTTCTAGGATTAGTCGTTACCCTTACATTAAAGAATATTCACTTTGCTAAAAAAGAAGCATAA